The following proteins are co-located in the Escherichia fergusonii ATCC 35469 genome:
- the purN gene encoding phosphoribosylglycinamide formyltransferase has product MNIVVLISGNGSNLQAIIDACKVNKIKGTVRAVFSNKADAFGLERAREAGIPTHVLSANDFANRDAFDKQLIAEIDNYTPDVVVLAGFMRILSPTFVEHYAEKLLNIHPSLLPKYPGLHTHRQALENGDKEHGTSVHFVTDELDGGPVILQARVPVFAGDTEDDVTARVQTQEHAIYPLVISWFVDGRLKMRDNAAWLDGKRLPPQGYAADE; this is encoded by the coding sequence ATGAATATTGTGGTGCTTATTTCCGGCAACGGAAGCAATTTGCAGGCAATCATCGATGCCTGCAAAGTCAATAAAATCAAAGGCACCGTACGGGCAGTCTTCAGCAATAAGGCCGACGCGTTCGGCCTTGAACGTGCCAGGGAAGCGGGTATCCCAACGCATGTATTGTCAGCGAATGATTTTGCTAACCGCGACGCTTTTGACAAGCAACTTATTGCTGAGATTGACAACTACACGCCCGATGTTGTGGTGCTGGCGGGTTTTATGCGTATTTTAAGCCCGACATTTGTGGAGCATTACGCAGAAAAGTTGCTGAATATTCATCCCTCTTTGCTACCTAAATATCCAGGGCTTCATACCCATCGCCAGGCTCTGGAAAATGGTGATAAAGAGCATGGAACATCCGTGCATTTTGTCACAGATGAACTGGACGGTGGCCCGGTAATATTACAGGCCAGAGTGCCGGTGTTTGCAGGTGATACTGAAGATGATGTGACGGCTCGTGTGCAAACGCAGGAACATGCCATTTATCCTCTGGTCATTAGTTGGTTTGTTGATGGTCGGTTGAAAATGCGCGATAACGCCGCCTGGCTGGATGGTAAACGTCTGCCTCCTCAAGGCTATGCGGCTGACGAATAA